The genomic segment CGGTCTTGGACCAGACCTTCCAGTCGATCCGACGGATGTCATCACCGGGCGCGTATTCACGGTGCTGCGCGAACTCGATCGACTGACCCAGGTAGGGGCTGCGGTGCAATCCTGACAGGAACCCTTCGACGACGTTCCGCGCCAGGATTTCGAGTCGCGCGATGCGAGCGACCGCCTCAGGCGGCAAAAATCTTCGCGAGGTTTGGGTCACGTGTCAGTTCACCTTCCTTCGAGGGGGTCGACTTGATCAACTGCTCGACCACCTGGTCCGAGGTGATTCCTTCGCTTTCAGCGGAGAAATTGACCACGATGCGATGTCGCAGCACGGGGGCCGCCAGTGCCTGAATGTCGTCGGTCGACACATATGTCCGGCCATTCAGCAGGGCACGTGCTTTACCGCCCAGCAGCAGGAATTGCACGGCGCGTGGACCGGCACCCCAGCTCAGTTGATCGCTGACGAACTGCGGGATGCCCGCTTCGCCAACACGGGTTTGTCGGACGAGCGCCAGGGCATAGTCGACGACATGATCGCTGACCGGAACCTGCCGGACCAACCGCTGCAGCGCGAGGATTTCGCTCGCGTCGAGCACCGTCTGGATTTCGTCGGACTGTACGGACGTGGTGCGTTTGGCGATTTGACGCTCTTCTTCGAACGACGGATAGCGAACGAAGACTTTGAACATGAACCGGTCCTGCTGCGCTTCGGGCAGCGAGTAGGTTCCTTCCTGTTCGATCGGATTTTGGGTCGCCAGCACGAAGAAGGGGTCGGCCAGGACGTGGCGCATCTGGCCGACGGTCACCTGACGTTCCTGCATCGCTTCCAGCAATGCCGCCTGGGTTTTGGGCGGGGTGCGGTTGATTTCGTCCGCCAGCACCATGTTGTGGAACAAGGGGCCCGAGATGAAACGGAATTCGCGTTTGCCGGTTTCGCGATTTTCCTGCAGCACGTCGGTGCCGGTGATGTCGGCCGGCATCAAGTCAGGTGTAAACTGGATTCGAGCGAAACTCATCGACAGGCAGCGGGCCAATGAACTGATCATCAGCGTTTTGGCCAGGCCGGGCACCCCCTCGAGCAGGCAGTGTCCGCGACTGAATAAGGCGATCAGCAGTTGCTCGATCACATGATCCTGGCCGACGATGACTTTGGACATCTGTTCGCGAATCGACCGATAGGCTTGGCCGAGTTTGGCGATGGACGCTTCGATCTCGGGCTGTGACACGGGGTCGCTCATGACGACGCGGTCTCCTCAACTGGCGTATGAATTTCTCCAGCGCATGCTAGCGGCTGGCGGAACCGGACGCGACCCCCGCTATTCAGTTTTCACGTACGAATCCCTCGATCCGTCGTGTCGCCGGGCGAGCCGTTTCCAGACATTGTGACACTTTTTCCGGTACGGGTCCGAGTTTCGGTAACCCATTGAATCGTCCCATCATACGCTTGTTCGCGTCACCTGATGGGCAGAATCTGCTGGAACGCGTCGTTCTCAGACAAAAAAGGGAGTGACTCGGGTGGACAATGCCTAGCCGATCCACTGGCCAGCGCTATGATTGGGCGTTCCTCATACTGTCAGCCTGTTGAAAACAGGGCGTCGGCACCGCGTCCGCGGGCATTCCCCTCAATGCCCGTTGGGTCTCGATGGAGTCAGCCCCGTTTTCAACAGGCGGGAAACTTGTGGTGAGACCGTGATCGCGTCGTTCTTTCGAAAAGTCGTCACGGGATTGCGTCGACTTAGTGGACAAGCGATCGAAATCAGTCTTTCCTCGGCACGGCATCGGTGCGAGCAAATCCAGCGGCGCATTGAGGAACTTTCGCCGTTGCGCGATGACGAATTGCAAAAGCGTGTCGTCGATGTCAGGGCTCGCACCCAGAGTGGGGCGACGCTGAACGACGTTCTGGTGGAAATGTTTGCGCTGGTCAGCGTGGCTGCCCGGCGGACGCTGCACGTCACGCCGTTCGACGTGCAATTGCTCGCGGGGCTTGCGATTCATGAAGGCAAGATCGCGCAAATGCAGACCGGTGAGGGAAAAACTCTGGCGGCGGTGTTCCCCGCCTGTCTGAACGCCTTACTGGGCCGCGGCGTACATGTGCTGACGTTCAACGACTACCTGGCCGAGCGCGATGCCAACTGGATGCGGCCGATTTACGAATGGCTTGGACTTTCGGTCGCCTGCGTGGTCTCACGGATGACGCCGAGCGAGCGTCGGGCCGCCTATCAGTGCGACGTCACTTATTCCACGGCAAAAGAAGCGGGCTTTGATTTCCTGCGGGATCAACTGGCGGCAAGTCCCGATCGCCATGTTCAGCGGGGGCATTTCTATGCGATCGTGGACGAGGCCGATTCGCTGCTGATCGATCAGGGGCGAATCCCGATGGTCATCGCCACCCGCAGCAGCAGCCATGCAGACGACCTATACCACTATGCCGATCTGGTGCGGCGGCTGCGGCCGCGAATTGACTATGGGACAGACTCGGCCTGGAGAAATGTCAGCTACAACCCGCCGGGACTCAATCGTCTGCGGCGTGAGTTAGGCTGTGGTGAGCTTCACACCGAAGAGAACGCCAATCTCTTGGCTCGGTTGAATCTGGCGCTGCACGCCGAGGTACTGATGCGGCGCGACGTTGATTACCTCGTGCGGGCGGGGCGGATCGAACTGGTCGACGAACTGACCGGACGCGTCGTCGAAAATCGCCGCTGGCCCTGGGGACTGCAGGCCGCCATCGAAGCCAAAGAGAAACTCGAGATTCAGCCGCAAGGCAAGATCTTGAACTCAATCACACTTCAGCATTTCTTGAAGTTGTATGCGAGGATCGGTGGCATGACGGCGACCGCCGAAGAGGCCGCACACGAACTTCACGAATTCTACGACACCAGGATTGTGATCATTCCGCCGAACCGGCCCTGTCGCCGGCAGGATTTCTCGGACTGGATTTTTGTCACTCAGCGGCAGAAGTTCGCCGCCATCGTGGACGAGATCGACAGCGCGCACCGTCGGCGAAGGCCCGTACTTGTCGGAACCGCCAGTGTGGCAGAATCGGAATATCTCGCAGAGCAATTAATCCGGCGCGGCATTGCGTGCAATGTGCTGAATGCGAAGAACGACGAGCGCGAAGCGGAACTCATTGCCGAGGCGGGGGCACTTGGAGCCGTGACGATTTCGACCAACATGGCAGGACGCGGTACCGACATTCGGTTGGGCGGTCACGATGAGTCCGACCATCCGGCGGTCGTGGAACTGGGCGGCCTGTTTGTCATCGGAACCAGCCGGAACGAATCTCGACGAATCGACAATCAATTGCGGGGGCGGGCGGGACGTCAGGGGGATCCCGGCGACACTCGGTTCTTTGTCAGCTTTGAGGATGAACTGCTCGTCCATCACGGTCTCACCGAAGACGATGCAGGCCTGGCGAGGTCCGATGCGGGGGCGGAAAATCGTGCGGCGGGCGAACGGATCGCACATATCCAACGCGTGGTCGAGGGCGCGAATCTGGAGATTCATCGGACGCTCAGAAAGTATTCCCATCTGGTCGAACAGCAACGTCGAACCGTTCAGGACTATCGCTTACTCGTCATGCGCGGTGTCGACGAAGTGAATCCGCTGCGATTGTCTGAGGATGGGTTCTTCCAAAATCGTGTCGCCCGATTCGGACAGGCCGCCGTGGACAAGATTGAACGACAGGTCACGCTGCAGGCGATCGATGATTGCTGGTCGGACTATCTCGAACGCGTGGCCGAAATCCGCGATGGCATCCATCTGGTCAGTATGGGCGGGTTCGATCCGCTGGTTGTCTATAACGACGAACTGGCCAGCGCGTTCCGAACGTTTTTCAAACGCGTCGAAGCGAAGTCGTCGCTGGCGTTTCGCGAATTCTTCCAGCATCGCGAGACACTTTCCGATCACGATGAGGCGACGAATGGGTCGTCGACCACGTGGACGTATATGGTGAATGACAATCCGATGGGGGATCTGTTTGAGCGGATTCGCCGGAACGTGAAGCAGGCGATCTACAGGTAAGACGAGGTGTCCAGTGGCGATGCCAAACGCGGTCATTTCTCGTTACCAAGCTCCCGCTTGGTGACGCTTTCTGCACATCAGAAATGTGTAGGTTGGTCCGAGACCACTTTGCGGCTCGACTGAAAATTGAATCGCATGAGGCGTTACCAAGCGGGAGCTTGGTAACGAGGGGAACGAGGGGAACGAACGAACAAACGTGAAGCACGTGATCCGCCGATGAGATCTTCCAGTTCAATCGACGAAGACGAACTCGTTTGTCAGCAGCAGGGCGTGTGCGAATTGGGACCATGCGGCGGCGGTGGGTTCGGTTCCCAGGAATTCGCTGGCCAGTCGCAGTTCGTTTGGTTTCGGCGTTCGCTGGAACAAGATCTGATACAGGCGGCGGACACGCTCGCCCACGTCAGTTTGAGAGCCAAGCTCAGGTCGTGTCGGAATGGTGTCGGCGACCGCTTCGATCAAGCGGCCATTCATCATGAACAGCGCTTGCGGTGAGATGGTGGTGGTCTCGCGCTGACCGCTGGTCGCGGCGGGGCTGGGGAAGTCGAACACGCTGTAGATGCCCGGCAGGTCGAGCCTGTTCAGGAACGAGTACAACGTACGGCGCGGTTGAAACCCGTCGAGGAGATTCTGGGAACGACCGCCGATTCGATCCTGCAACTGCCCGGTCACGAAGACCAGAGCGTCGCGCATCGCTTCAAAATCAAGGCGGCGACGATTGAACCGATGCCACAACCGATTTTCAGGGTCGGTACCGTCGTTCGCCGCGTCGCTGACCTGGCGATAAACCTGGCTGGTCATCACGGTTCGCTGCATTCTTTTGACGGAATAGCGGCGACCAGATGCATCGTGGCGTGCAAGGTCGATGTTCTGACCCACAGTCGCCGGGCCGCTGAACTCTTTCGCGAGCCAATCGAGCAGTTCGGGATGCGTGGGGGGATCGCTGCGAACTCCGAAATCGCTAGGGGTTCGTACGAGTCCCAATCCGAAATGGTCTTGCCACAAGCGATTCACGAAGACACGGGACGTCAGTGGATTGGCCGGATCGACGATCGCCTGGGCCATTTCCAATCGGCCACTACCCTGCTCGAACGGGCGTCCATCGGAGATCGCCGACAGAAAATGCCGCGACACGGTCTCGCCGGGGCGACTGGGGTTGCCTCGTTGAAAGACGCGAGGTTCATGAAGTTCGCCATCGAGCAGAACCATGGCCCGGGGTGGGGCACCGGGACCATTGATGATCCATTGCTCGACGTCTTTCAGCACCTTCTGATATTCACCCTGCGATACACGATCGGGTAACAGGGATAAGAAGCCCCAACCGAAGATGAGCGGAACGTTCGCCGGAGCAAACTCGCCATACAGTTCCTGACGCAGAGCTTCTTTGTCGGGGTCCTCGAATGCGACCGGAATGGGGCGCTTCAGAACAATGGCCTCTTGCAGCCGGACTTGCCATTCCTGGTGGACTGACTTCATCAAATCGCCGTACCGAGAGGCGAGTTCATCAATCGACGCGGGGGCGGTGGCGCCGGTGAACAGTGCCGTGACCAGGCGGTTCGTGGCCCCACGTGCACCGCGTATGATTTGCGTTTGCAGTCGGTCTCGTTCGGCGGCGAACTGGTCGTCTTTGGCTTTGGCCAACACGAACCAGGGACCCCAGACCGGATGCGTCGGCTCGAGCGCGTGGGTTTGTCCTGTCGTGACGGGCACGGCTGCGGTGGCGATCGGTTCAAGGACCGCGGATAGTTTTTCGAGATAAGACTGCCATCGAACGATCATCGCCGGATTCAGATCGTCGGGGTCGGCGATCAACATAAAGTCGTCGACGGCGGGCCGTTCTGCCGCGGCACGAGCCGCCAGCAAGTATTCAGCGACGCGCGTTCTGGCTCCGTTGACCAGTGCGGCATGCTTCTGATGAATGAAATCGTCGAGCTTCTGTTGTCGCACCGACAGTTCGATCGTGAAGCGGTGATACTCGGCCGATTCTGTGGTCGTTGCGAGTTGAGGCGGGACGAGCGGTTCGACGGTACTGCGAAAGACACCGTACAGCGAATAATAGTCAGCGGTCGGAATGGGGTCGTACTTGTGGTCATGACATCGCGCACAGGTGACCGTCAGACCCATCAACCCGCGTGTGACGACATCGATTCGATCGTCGATGATGTCGTGGACGTTGCCCATGAAATGGCTGCCGACGGTCAAATACCCCATCGCGGCCAGCGAACTGTCGTCACCGTGTCGATCGAGTTGATCCGCGGCCAGTTGTTCGACAATGAACTGATCGTACGGCTTGTCGTCGTTCAGCGACTTGATCACATAGTCCCGGTAGGTATAGGCCCAGGGATACGACGGTTCTTCGAAGAACACATAGCCCTTGTTGTCGGCATAACGGGCGACGTCGAGCCAATAGCGGCCCCAGCGTTCACCGTAGCGGGGCGATGAAAGCAAGCGATCGATCAGGCGTTCATAGGCATCGGGGGCCTGGTCAGCAAGGAATTCGGCCACGTCATCAGGCGTCGGTGGCAAGCCGTGCAGGTCAAACGTCGCGCGTCGAATCAGCGTACGACGATCGGCTTCGGGGGCGGGCGGTGTGGAGTTCGCATTGAGCTTTTCGAGCACGAATGCGTCGATGGGTGAACGGGGCCAGGTGTTGCCGGGGATGGCAGGGGCGACCGGGTTGGCGACGGGCTGGAAGGACCAGTGCGACTTCCAGGCACGGGCCCTGGCCGATCCTGCTTTTTCGATCGGCCACGGCAGACCCCAGTCGATCCAGCGCGAAAAAGCGGCCACTTGTTCGGGCGTCAATCGGCCATTCGGGGGCATCTTCAGTTCATCGTCATACCGGACGGCATGGACCAGCAGGCTCGCGGCGGCATCCCCGGACTTCACCGTCTCACCGCGATCGCCGCCTTGGAGTACCGCGGCACGTGAATCGAGCCTGAGACCTGATTCCTGTTTGGCGTCGGAATGGCAATTCCAGCATTGGGCTGCCAGGACCGGGCGGATTTGTTTTTCGAAGAATTCGATCTGTTCGCGCGGAAATTCGACGTCAGCGCCAGATGCCGCCACGACAGAGAACAAACCGCACAGAATCGTTTTGATCAGACAAATGTTCGCTCGCATAAACAACAATGTATACGCAGTGGGGAACGAGATTCTACCCAAAATGCGGAACGAGCGTCGTGAGAATCCGGTTGGACGGCCGCGTGTGTCGATGGTGTTCAGTGGTCTGTGGTGACGATGTCTTGATGAGATGACAACGTGGCGTCGTTGCGTTTGCGAGTGCCGCCCGTGGAATGGTACAAGTCATTGTTGATGCCTGGGGTGCAAGCGGCACAGCCACTCTGCCCTGACAAGTGTGCATGCAGCGCCCTCGGGCTGGTCGACTTGCTTGTCGCGAGCAGATCGACGCGTCAAATCCGGTTCTCGACAACTCCACTCGTTGTACCCCATGGTGAAACAGATGACGAATCCGATTCTTGATCGACGTGATTTCCTGAAGGCCGCTAGTCTGGCCGTATCCGCCGGCGCAATGGCTCTGAATAGCTCGGCGTTACAAGCCGCCGATTCCAAGCTAAAGCTTCGCAAAGCGGTCAAGCTGAGTATGGTACGGGGCAAGGGGACCTTGCTCGACAAGTTCAAGATGGTCAAAGAAGCCGGTTTCGAAGGGGTCGATGTCGACAGCGATCAGCCCGTCGAAGAGGTGAAGCGTGCGATGACCGAATCCGGTCTGATCGTGCATGGGATGGTCGACTATGTCCACTGGGGCCAACCGCTCAGCAGTCCCGATGCGGCGGTCCGCGCCAAGGGTGTGGAAGTGCTGCAGAAATGTCTGCGCGAAACCAAAGTCTACGGCGGCACCACGGTCCTGCTCGTTCCGGCCGTCGTCAATAAAGAGATCTCGTACGAAGACGCCTACAAACGATCCCAGGTCGAGATCAAGAAGTGTCTGCCACTGGCATCGGAACTGGGCATCAAGATTCTGTTCGAGAATGTCTGGAACAACTTCCTGCTCAGCCCAGTCGAGATGGCTCGCTATATTGACGAGTTCAACAGCCCTGACGTGGGGTGCTATTTCGACGTGGGCAACATCGTCAATTACGGCTGGCCAGAGCACTGGATCAGAACGCTGGGTCCACGAATCGGCAAGCTTGATATCAAGGAATTCAGTCGCAAAATCGCCAATGAAAAAGGGAAGGGCGCGGGATTCGGTGTGGAGATTGGTGACGGTGATTGCGACTGGCCGGCGGTGATCACGGCTCTGAAGGAAATCGGCTATTCAGGTTGGGCCACGGCCGAAGTCGCGGGCGGCGAACTGGATCGCTTGACCGAGATCGCGCGCCGGATGGATGAGCACATTATCAATCCGTACAACGCGTAGTAGGGGGACGTCGGCGATCAAAACGCCGGTAACCACGCGGACCAGCGCATCGCGGCAACCACGAGTGTTCCCGCGAGGATCGCGAGCACCGCGTGAAAGTTGGATGTTTCCAGCTGACGCGTTGTGCTCGCTCGCAGGGTTCTTGGCACAAAGGTGCCAAGCAGGATCGCCAGCAGGGCCGTCGCCAGAATCAATCCAATCCAGTCTCGGCAAACGGCCGCCGTGGCAAACATCCAGGCCGTTGACCCTGTAATGGCGATCCCAATGTTCCACGCCGCCCCTCGTGTCGGAAAAGGACTTTCGTCAGTTCGTTGAATGACCGCTTGTTCTTCCTTCGTACCATGCTCGCGTTTGATCGCCTTGAGTCGACGATTACCGAGCGTGATCGAGAGTGGTAGCAATAAGCCATAGAGCCCCCAAATCAGTTCCGATGTTCCGCGTGGTGCGTTCGGGAACCAGGTTCGCATCGCCGATTGAGCCGCGAGGAGTGCGGCAATCAGGAGGGAGATCCAAGCGATGAATCGCCAGAGAAATCGCCGCTCGATGCTGGACGTGGCATTGTCGAGCGAACGCTTGGAGCCATAGGCCCCGCCTGCGATGCCGACCAGGGGGCCCAGCAGTGCTCCAAGCCCGGCCCAGGAAGTCAGTCCGGTCGTGGCTGCGACACCGGCTGTCTTGGCTGCGCCGCTGGCGGGCAATGCGAGCAAGATTGAGCCAACAAATCCGTGCGAGACTTTTCGTTTGGACAGTGTCGTCTCGACGAACTCGGCCACTTTCTCTTCCAGCAGTTTTCGGCCTCGGGAAAGACGCTGCCGAACGACGTCGGGAGAGATGTCGAGTGCGGCGGCCACTTCGTCTGTGGTGGATTCGTTGCGATAGTACAGAATCATCGGCTCGCGATACGTTTCTGGAATCTTGTCCAGCACCGACCAAAGCAGCTCGGCTTCTTCGCGCGCGATGGCTTGCTGTTCGGGGGATTCGGCCGGTCGCGATGCTGTTTGATCGTCGAGCGGTTCCGAGGACTCGCGGGCAATCTGTCGTCGTTCGTTCCGAACCAGATTCTTGGCGATCCCACAAAGCCACG from the Schlesneria paludicola DSM 18645 genome contains:
- a CDS encoding sugar phosphate isomerase/epimerase family protein encodes the protein MTNPILDRRDFLKAASLAVSAGAMALNSSALQAADSKLKLRKAVKLSMVRGKGTLLDKFKMVKEAGFEGVDVDSDQPVEEVKRAMTESGLIVHGMVDYVHWGQPLSSPDAAVRAKGVEVLQKCLRETKVYGGTTVLLVPAVVNKEISYEDAYKRSQVEIKKCLPLASELGIKILFENVWNNFLLSPVEMARYIDEFNSPDVGCYFDVGNIVNYGWPEHWIRTLGPRIGKLDIKEFSRKIANEKGKGAGFGVEIGDGDCDWPAVITALKEIGYSGWATAEVAGGELDRLTEIARRMDEHIINPYNA
- a CDS encoding AAA family ATPase, whose amino-acid sequence is MSDPVSQPEIEASIAKLGQAYRSIREQMSKVIVGQDHVIEQLLIALFSRGHCLLEGVPGLAKTLMISSLARCLSMSFARIQFTPDLMPADITGTDVLQENRETGKREFRFISGPLFHNMVLADEINRTPPKTQAALLEAMQERQVTVGQMRHVLADPFFVLATQNPIEQEGTYSLPEAQQDRFMFKVFVRYPSFEEERQIAKRTTSVQSDEIQTVLDASEILALQRLVRQVPVSDHVVDYALALVRQTRVGEAGIPQFVSDQLSWGAGPRAVQFLLLGGKARALLNGRTYVSTDDIQALAAPVLRHRIVVNFSAESEGITSDQVVEQLIKSTPSKEGELTRDPNLAKIFAA
- the secA2 gene encoding accessory Sec system translocase SecA2; protein product: MIASFFRKVVTGLRRLSGQAIEISLSSARHRCEQIQRRIEELSPLRDDELQKRVVDVRARTQSGATLNDVLVEMFALVSVAARRTLHVTPFDVQLLAGLAIHEGKIAQMQTGEGKTLAAVFPACLNALLGRGVHVLTFNDYLAERDANWMRPIYEWLGLSVACVVSRMTPSERRAAYQCDVTYSTAKEAGFDFLRDQLAASPDRHVQRGHFYAIVDEADSLLIDQGRIPMVIATRSSSHADDLYHYADLVRRLRPRIDYGTDSAWRNVSYNPPGLNRLRRELGCGELHTEENANLLARLNLALHAEVLMRRDVDYLVRAGRIELVDELTGRVVENRRWPWGLQAAIEAKEKLEIQPQGKILNSITLQHFLKLYARIGGMTATAEEAAHELHEFYDTRIVIIPPNRPCRRQDFSDWIFVTQRQKFAAIVDEIDSAHRRRRPVLVGTASVAESEYLAEQLIRRGIACNVLNAKNDEREAELIAEAGALGAVTISTNMAGRGTDIRLGGHDESDHPAVVELGGLFVIGTSRNESRRIDNQLRGRAGRQGDPGDTRFFVSFEDELLVHHGLTEDDAGLARSDAGAENRAAGERIAHIQRVVEGANLEIHRTLRKYSHLVEQQRRTVQDYRLLVMRGVDEVNPLRLSEDGFFQNRVARFGQAAVDKIERQVTLQAIDDCWSDYLERVAEIRDGIHLVSMGGFDPLVVYNDELASAFRTFFKRVEAKSSLAFREFFQHRETLSDHDEATNGSSTTWTYMVNDNPMGDLFERIRRNVKQAIYR
- a CDS encoding PSD1 and planctomycete cytochrome C domain-containing protein, whose amino-acid sequence is MRANICLIKTILCGLFSVVAASGADVEFPREQIEFFEKQIRPVLAAQCWNCHSDAKQESGLRLDSRAAVLQGGDRGETVKSGDAAASLLVHAVRYDDELKMPPNGRLTPEQVAAFSRWIDWGLPWPIEKAGSARARAWKSHWSFQPVANPVAPAIPGNTWPRSPIDAFVLEKLNANSTPPAPEADRRTLIRRATFDLHGLPPTPDDVAEFLADQAPDAYERLIDRLLSSPRYGERWGRYWLDVARYADNKGYVFFEEPSYPWAYTYRDYVIKSLNDDKPYDQFIVEQLAADQLDRHGDDSSLAAMGYLTVGSHFMGNVHDIIDDRIDVVTRGLMGLTVTCARCHDHKYDPIPTADYYSLYGVFRSTVEPLVPPQLATTTESAEYHRFTIELSVRQQKLDDFIHQKHAALVNGARTRVAEYLLAARAAAERPAVDDFMLIADPDDLNPAMIVRWQSYLEKLSAVLEPIATAAVPVTTGQTHALEPTHPVWGPWFVLAKAKDDQFAAERDRLQTQIIRGARGATNRLVTALFTGATAPASIDELASRYGDLMKSVHQEWQVRLQEAIVLKRPIPVAFEDPDKEALRQELYGEFAPANVPLIFGWGFLSLLPDRVSQGEYQKVLKDVEQWIINGPGAPPRAMVLLDGELHEPRVFQRGNPSRPGETVSRHFLSAISDGRPFEQGSGRLEMAQAIVDPANPLTSRVFVNRLWQDHFGLGLVRTPSDFGVRSDPPTHPELLDWLAKEFSGPATVGQNIDLARHDASGRRYSVKRMQRTVMTSQVYRQVSDAANDGTDPENRLWHRFNRRRLDFEAMRDALVFVTGQLQDRIGGRSQNLLDGFQPRRTLYSFLNRLDLPGIYSVFDFPSPAATSGQRETTTISPQALFMMNGRLIEAVADTIPTRPELGSQTDVGERVRRLYQILFQRTPKPNELRLASEFLGTEPTAAAWSQFAHALLLTNEFVFVD
- a CDS encoding RNA polymerase sigma factor — protein: MTKTSDDVLILAVRDGDRTAFAELVERYRDLVVGVAYSQVGDFARSEDIAQQAFITAWKRNFDLADPSRIAAWLCGIAKNLVRNERRQIARESSEPLDDQTASRPAESPEQQAIAREEAELLWSVLDKIPETYREPMILYYRNESTTDEVAAALDISPDVVRQRLSRGRKLLEEKVAEFVETTLSKRKVSHGFVGSILLALPASGAAKTAGVAATTGLTSWAGLGALLGPLVGIAGGAYGSKRSLDNATSSIERRFLWRFIAWISLLIAALLAAQSAMRTWFPNAPRGTSELIWGLYGLLLPLSITLGNRRLKAIKREHGTKEEQAVIQRTDESPFPTRGAAWNIGIAITGSTAWMFATAAVCRDWIGLILATALLAILLGTFVPRTLRASTTRQLETSNFHAVLAILAGTLVVAAMRWSAWLPAF